In Plantibacter sp. PA-3-X8, one DNA window encodes the following:
- a CDS encoding M20/M25/M40 family metallo-hydrolase → MPANETTVLDDTTLRLPEMLSDLQRLVETESPSGDHAAVAASAAVVAELVEQRLGRTPEMLVENGCTHVRLRFGAPRVLLLAHHDTVWPLGSLAAQPFSIVDGVIRGPGCFDMKVGLVQAIHAMATLRDRGGDEALDGIELLVTGDEELGSPDSRELIEADAAGCSAALVLEASGDGGALKIGRKGVAVYRLDITGRAAHAGLEPELGVNAGVELAHQILRISGFGRSALGTTVTPTAAGVGTTSNTVPAAAHLLVDSRATSLDEQSRVDAEMHALTPVLAGALVTVDGAPNRPPMDHEHTGPVFARALRLAGEHDLGPLTGIDVGGGSDGNFTAGIGVPTLDGLGAVGGGAHAADEHALVDSIAPRTALLVHLVADLLP, encoded by the coding sequence ATGCCAGCGAACGAGACGACGGTCCTCGACGACACGACCCTGCGACTGCCCGAGATGCTCTCCGACCTGCAACGCCTCGTCGAGACCGAGTCTCCGTCGGGGGATCACGCAGCGGTCGCAGCGAGCGCCGCCGTCGTCGCGGAGCTGGTCGAGCAGCGACTGGGCCGCACGCCCGAGATGCTCGTGGAGAACGGCTGCACCCATGTCCGACTGCGGTTCGGCGCGCCTCGGGTGCTCCTGCTCGCCCATCACGACACGGTGTGGCCGCTCGGCTCCCTCGCCGCCCAGCCGTTCTCCATCGTGGACGGGGTCATCCGGGGTCCCGGGTGCTTCGACATGAAGGTCGGGCTCGTGCAGGCCATCCACGCCATGGCGACGCTCCGCGACCGCGGCGGCGACGAGGCACTCGACGGGATCGAGCTGCTGGTGACCGGCGATGAGGAGCTCGGCTCCCCCGATTCGCGCGAACTCATCGAGGCGGACGCAGCCGGCTGTTCGGCCGCGCTCGTCCTGGAGGCCTCCGGTGACGGCGGTGCGCTGAAGATCGGACGCAAGGGCGTCGCGGTGTACCGCCTGGACATCACCGGGCGGGCCGCCCATGCCGGGCTCGAGCCGGAGCTGGGCGTCAACGCCGGTGTCGAGTTGGCGCACCAGATCCTCCGGATCAGCGGGTTCGGCCGGTCGGCCCTCGGGACCACCGTCACCCCCACCGCCGCCGGTGTCGGCACCACGTCGAACACCGTTCCGGCAGCCGCGCACCTGCTCGTGGACTCGCGTGCGACGAGTCTCGACGAACAGTCGCGTGTCGATGCCGAGATGCACGCACTCACACCGGTCCTGGCCGGGGCGCTGGTCACGGTGGACGGTGCACCGAACCGACCGCCCATGGACCACGAGCACACCGGACCGGTGTTCGCCCGAGCGCTCCGACTCGCAGGAGAGCACGACCTCGGCCCGCTGACGGGGATCGATGTCGGCGGCGGTTCCGACGGCAACTTCACCGCGGGGATCGGGGTACCCACGCTGGACGGTCTCGGCGCGGTCGGTGGCGGCGCTCACGCGGCCGACGAGCACGCGCTCGTGGACTCGATCGCCCCGCGGACGGCGCTCCTGGTTCATCTCGTCGCGGACCTCCTCCCCTGA
- a CDS encoding ABC transporter permease, which produces MTAAVATPPPKAARRSGGGGLWRYLVIRFLLIIPTVFILVTMVFFLMRLTGDPITAALGGRLPADQLAERISAAGYDRPLFVQYFEFLGQIAVGNFGTTISDNRPVIEVLLTYGSATLELAIYALIVAFIVGIPLGMLAAARRDRWQDAGLRVFAILSYATPVFFAGLLLKLVFSVWLGILPVAGRASTGTELTLQTISNPSGIYLIDAIRLGDPTAISDVLAHAVLPAIALGLLTAGVFLRLVRTNVIGTLGSGYVDAARSRGVSEFRLVTKHAYRPALIPIITVIGLQIALLLAGAVLTETTFEWKGLGFMLSEYLKARDFVAVQGIVALLAVIVALTNFIVDIIAAIIDPRVRY; this is translated from the coding sequence ATGACGGCAGCTGTCGCAACCCCACCCCCCAAGGCGGCCAGACGTTCCGGAGGTGGCGGACTCTGGCGGTACCTCGTCATCCGCTTCCTGCTGATCATCCCGACGGTGTTCATCCTCGTCACCATGGTCTTCTTCCTGATGCGCCTGACCGGTGACCCGATCACCGCGGCGCTCGGAGGCCGCCTCCCGGCCGATCAGCTCGCGGAACGCATCAGCGCCGCCGGCTACGACCGGCCGCTCTTCGTCCAGTACTTCGAGTTCCTCGGGCAGATCGCCGTCGGCAACTTCGGCACGACGATCTCCGACAACCGGCCGGTCATCGAGGTCCTCCTCACGTACGGCTCCGCGACCCTCGAACTCGCGATCTACGCCCTCATCGTCGCGTTCATCGTCGGCATCCCGCTCGGCATGCTCGCCGCGGCCCGCCGCGACCGCTGGCAGGACGCGGGCCTCCGCGTCTTCGCCATCCTCAGCTACGCCACCCCGGTGTTCTTCGCCGGCCTGCTGCTCAAGCTCGTCTTCTCCGTCTGGCTCGGGATCCTCCCGGTCGCCGGTCGAGCCAGCACCGGCACCGAGCTGACCCTCCAGACCATCTCCAACCCGTCCGGCATCTACCTGATCGACGCGATCCGCCTCGGCGACCCGACGGCGATCAGCGACGTCCTCGCCCACGCGGTGCTCCCGGCGATCGCCCTCGGCCTGCTGACGGCGGGCGTGTTCCTGCGGCTGGTCCGCACCAACGTCATCGGCACGCTCGGTTCCGGCTACGTCGACGCGGCCCGGTCGCGCGGCGTCAGCGAGTTCCGGCTCGTGACGAAGCACGCCTATCGTCCGGCGCTCATCCCGATCATCACGGTCATCGGCCTGCAGATCGCGCTCCTCCTCGCGGGCGCGGTCCTCACCGAGACGACGTTCGAATGGAAGGGCCTCGGCTTCATGCTGAGCGAGTACCTGAAGGCGCGTGACTTCGTCGCCGTCCAGGGGATCGTCGCGCTGCTGGCCGTCATCGTCGCCCTGACCAACTTCATCGTCGACATCATCGCGGCGATCATCGACCCGAGGGTGAGGTACTGA
- a CDS encoding bifunctional 3'-5' exonuclease/DNA polymerase: MHIVLQQLDGARVRVVHLEDRPTSSGEPPPVSETTIPRADLAAFVRRLEAEPNPPRWVWDDTTLWYPALLAAGVRVARCVDLRLSHNLLRNAAFTADSSLATAPAGPWDEVLDPRVAQRAEAVGTLFDLDLPGGERDPVAEFTLQRDAVDGATPQGRSQLGLLLAAESAGALIATEMTFAGLPWDAEAHDRILAEALGPKVPPGVRPAKLAAVLEEVKAALGVQELSPESPGELLKALQRAGINATSTRQWELQEIEHPVIEPLLRYKKLSRLLTANGWTWVETWVKDGRFRPTYVPGGVVTGRWASDGGGALQLPHQVRGAVLADEGWCFVVADAAQLEPRILTAMSGDRAMADAGRGVDLYQGMVDVGAVDTRPHAKIAMLGAMYGATTGESGRLLPRLTRAFPRAIEFVETAARAGERGERVSTRLGRTSPLPGETWREIQSAASMEGANAAATQRARMEARSWGRFTRNFVVQGTAAEWALCWMAGLRTRLQALAAETVGPAAALTESAHLVFFLHDEIVVHCPEQQTERVVALVREAAAEAGRLIFGTAPVEFPVTTAVVTSYADAK, from the coding sequence GTGCACATCGTCCTCCAGCAGCTCGACGGCGCCCGTGTGCGCGTCGTGCACCTCGAGGACCGTCCCACTTCATCCGGCGAGCCACCTCCGGTCTCCGAGACCACCATCCCGCGGGCCGACCTCGCGGCCTTCGTCCGGCGTCTCGAAGCCGAGCCGAACCCGCCGCGCTGGGTGTGGGACGACACCACACTCTGGTACCCGGCGCTCCTCGCCGCGGGTGTCCGGGTCGCCCGCTGCGTCGACCTCCGGCTCTCCCACAACCTCCTCCGCAACGCCGCCTTCACCGCCGACTCTTCCCTCGCGACGGCTCCGGCCGGCCCGTGGGACGAGGTCCTCGATCCGCGCGTCGCCCAGCGTGCGGAGGCGGTCGGGACCCTCTTCGACCTCGACCTCCCGGGCGGCGAACGCGATCCCGTCGCCGAGTTCACGCTCCAGCGTGACGCCGTCGACGGCGCGACACCGCAGGGACGCTCGCAGCTCGGACTCCTCCTCGCCGCCGAGTCCGCCGGTGCCCTCATCGCCACGGAGATGACCTTCGCCGGTCTCCCGTGGGACGCCGAGGCCCACGACCGCATCCTCGCGGAAGCCCTCGGCCCCAAGGTGCCGCCCGGTGTCCGTCCGGCGAAGCTGGCCGCGGTCCTCGAGGAGGTCAAGGCCGCCCTCGGGGTGCAGGAGCTCAGCCCCGAGTCACCGGGCGAACTCCTCAAGGCGCTCCAGCGTGCCGGCATCAACGCGACCTCCACCCGGCAGTGGGAGCTGCAGGAGATCGAGCACCCCGTCATCGAGCCACTGCTCCGGTACAAGAAGTTGTCGCGTCTCCTCACCGCGAACGGTTGGACGTGGGTCGAGACCTGGGTGAAGGACGGACGCTTCCGTCCCACCTACGTTCCCGGCGGGGTCGTCACCGGGCGCTGGGCGTCCGACGGTGGCGGTGCCCTCCAGCTGCCGCACCAGGTCCGCGGTGCCGTCCTCGCGGACGAGGGCTGGTGCTTCGTCGTCGCCGACGCCGCCCAGCTCGAGCCACGCATCCTCACCGCGATGTCCGGCGACCGCGCGATGGCCGATGCCGGACGCGGCGTCGACCTCTACCAGGGCATGGTCGACGTCGGCGCGGTCGACACCAGGCCGCACGCGAAGATCGCGATGCTCGGCGCGATGTACGGCGCGACGACGGGGGAGAGCGGGCGCCTCCTGCCCCGGCTCACGCGGGCGTTCCCTCGGGCGATCGAGTTCGTCGAGACGGCCGCCAGGGCCGGTGAACGCGGCGAGCGGGTCAGCACCAGGCTCGGTCGTACGTCACCGCTGCCCGGCGAGACCTGGCGTGAGATCCAGTCGGCCGCATCGATGGAGGGCGCGAACGCCGCCGCGACCCAGCGCGCCCGCATGGAGGCGCGCAGCTGGGGTCGCTTCACCCGCAACTTCGTCGTGCAGGGCACTGCCGCCGAATGGGCGCTGTGCTGGATGGCCGGCCTCCGGACGCGGTTGCAGGCGCTCGCCGCAGAGACGGTCGGTCCGGCGGCCGCGCTCACCGAGTCGGCCCACCTCGTCTTCTTCCTCCACGACGAGATCGTCGTCCACTGCCCCGAGCAGCAGACGGAGCGGGTCGTGGCCCTCGTGCGCGAGGCGGCGGCCGAGGCCGGTCGCCTGATCTTCGGCACCGCGCCGGTCGAGTTCCCGGTCACCACCGCTGTCGTCACCTCCTACGCCGACGCCAAGTAG
- a CDS encoding ABC transporter permease, which produces MSAPTATTAVQTAPAKRPLRDRLPVVKQFRQSVGLQRAMLVIGLVVTGVFVLIAILAPLVAPYRYNQLRGDDGSFGTQQAPNATNLLGTTVGGYDVLSRVLWGAQTALFVIVSAIILSIFIGVLLGLVAGYFGGWLDRVLVVVCDAVYAFPSLLLAIVMSIVISRGQSSLWGGILAAAISITVVFIPQYFRVIRSEVVRIKSEAFVESAKVIGASSSRIMFRHVLRNATRTLPLIITLNASEAILTLAGLGFLGFGIEPTAAAEWGYDLNRSVSDVTSGIWWTALFPGLAIVLVVLGITLVGESLNDLSDPRLRSRRRVGASSGSVAATSSITTTGGTPDSPGGAGMMDAESLGAVSDAAADSDLENRREDERS; this is translated from the coding sequence ATGAGTGCTCCGACAGCCACCACCGCCGTGCAGACCGCGCCGGCGAAGCGTCCGCTGCGCGACCGCCTGCCCGTCGTCAAGCAGTTCCGCCAGTCGGTCGGGCTGCAGCGGGCGATGCTCGTCATCGGTCTCGTCGTCACGGGCGTGTTTGTGCTCATCGCGATCCTCGCGCCGCTCGTCGCGCCGTACCGCTACAACCAGCTGCGCGGCGACGACGGTTCGTTCGGTACGCAGCAGGCGCCGAACGCGACGAACCTCCTCGGCACGACCGTCGGTGGGTACGACGTCCTGTCCCGGGTGCTCTGGGGCGCCCAGACCGCGCTCTTCGTCATCGTGTCCGCGATCATCCTGTCGATCTTCATCGGCGTCCTGCTCGGGCTCGTCGCCGGGTACTTCGGTGGCTGGCTCGACCGCGTGCTCGTGGTCGTGTGCGACGCGGTCTATGCCTTCCCGTCGCTGCTGCTCGCGATCGTCATGTCGATCGTCATCAGCCGGGGCCAGTCGAGTCTCTGGGGTGGCATCCTCGCCGCCGCGATCTCGATCACCGTGGTCTTCATCCCGCAGTACTTCCGGGTGATCCGCTCCGAGGTCGTGCGCATCAAGAGCGAGGCGTTCGTCGAGTCGGCGAAGGTCATCGGTGCGTCGAGCTCCCGCATCATGTTCCGTCACGTGCTGCGGAACGCGACGCGGACCCTGCCGCTCATCATCACCCTCAACGCCTCCGAGGCCATCCTCACGCTCGCGGGGCTCGGCTTCCTCGGGTTCGGCATCGAGCCGACTGCGGCCGCCGAGTGGGGCTACGACCTCAACCGGTCCGTCTCCGACGTCACGAGCGGGATCTGGTGGACCGCGCTGTTCCCCGGCCTCGCGATCGTCCTCGTCGTGCTCGGCATCACGCTCGTCGGTGAGAGCCTCAACGACCTGTCCGACCCGCGTCTGCGCAGCCGTCGTCGTGTCGGCGCGTCGAGCGGATCGGTCGCTGCGACGTCGAGCATCACGACCACCGGTGGCACGCCCGACAGCCCCGGTGGCGCCGGGATGATGGACGCCGAGTCGCTGGGAGCCGTGAGCGACGCCGCGGCGGACAGCGATCTGGAGAACCGACGAGAGGACGAGCGCTCATGA
- a CDS encoding YbjQ family protein has product MLISTMNDVPGRQVTEVLGEVTGLTVRARNAGVQLGANFKALLGGELSGLTKQLAESREEAKQRLIEAATALGADAVLAMRFDAAEVGQNYQEVVAYGTAVKLG; this is encoded by the coding sequence ATGCTGATCTCGACGATGAACGATGTCCCCGGCCGCCAGGTCACCGAGGTGCTGGGCGAAGTGACCGGCCTCACGGTCCGTGCACGCAACGCGGGCGTGCAACTCGGCGCCAACTTCAAGGCACTGCTGGGCGGTGAGCTCTCCGGGCTCACCAAGCAGCTCGCTGAGAGCCGCGAGGAGGCGAAGCAGCGACTCATCGAGGCGGCCACCGCGCTCGGTGCCGACGCGGTACTCGCGATGCGGTTCGACGCGGCCGAGGTCGGCCAGAACTACCAGGAGGTCGTGGCCTACGGCACCGCCGTCAAGCTCGGCTGA
- a CDS encoding ABC transporter ATP-binding protein, producing the protein MSQSTPTTGPRDLGTKDIVSIRDLGVSFSTDAGAVKAINDISLSVAPREIVAIVGESGSGKTVTAKTILGLLPETATASGAVVLRSRDGSTEQDVVTASAEQLRSIRGSDAAMVFQEPSTALNPVYKVGWQIAEGLRAHGSYTKAEARAKAIDILRRVGIPEPEERVDYFPHQFSGGQKQRIVIAMALVLDPGLIVADEPTTALDVTVQAEILDLLRRCRDEFGTAIVLITHNMGVVADLADRVVVMYQGDIVEEAPVQELFSSPKAEYTKKLLSSVPHVGRGKSSAPAEVERGKQLQLGEPVVVAKGLEIEYPGRFGRAGFRAVKGVDFTIHAGEVLGLVGESGSGKTTIGRAIAGLTKVTGGSLSVLGVEMNRVKEREFAPKRREIGFVFQDPATSFNPLLTIAECVAEPLIVHGRFGDARAARRRVDELLEAVQLPKAFGDRFPHELSGGQRQRASLARALALEPALLVADEPTSALDVSVQARVLELFAELQREFGFASLFISHDLAVVDILADRIVVLYRGDIVEEGPGSAVLGAPSDVYTRRLLASLPVPDPAEQAVRREELKRLRA; encoded by the coding sequence ATGAGCCAGTCGACGCCGACCACCGGTCCACGCGACCTCGGCACCAAGGACATCGTCAGCATCCGCGACCTCGGGGTCTCGTTCTCGACCGACGCCGGCGCCGTGAAGGCGATCAACGACATCTCGCTGTCGGTCGCACCGCGCGAGATCGTCGCGATCGTCGGTGAGTCCGGCTCGGGCAAGACGGTCACGGCCAAGACCATCCTCGGTCTGCTCCCGGAGACGGCCACGGCCTCCGGCGCGGTCGTCCTGCGCTCGCGCGACGGTTCGACCGAGCAGGACGTCGTCACGGCGTCGGCGGAGCAGCTGCGGTCCATCCGCGGCAGCGACGCGGCGATGGTGTTCCAGGAGCCGTCCACGGCCCTCAACCCCGTCTACAAGGTGGGGTGGCAGATCGCCGAAGGTCTCCGCGCGCACGGGTCGTACACGAAGGCCGAGGCACGGGCCAAGGCCATCGACATCCTGCGTCGCGTCGGCATCCCGGAGCCGGAGGAGCGGGTCGACTACTTCCCGCACCAGTTCTCCGGCGGACAGAAGCAGCGCATCGTGATCGCGATGGCGCTCGTGCTCGACCCCGGACTGATCGTGGCCGACGAGCCGACGACCGCGCTCGACGTCACGGTGCAGGCGGAGATCCTCGACCTCCTGCGTCGGTGCCGCGACGAGTTCGGGACGGCCATCGTCCTCATCACGCACAACATGGGCGTCGTCGCCGACCTCGCCGACCGCGTCGTGGTCATGTACCAGGGCGACATCGTCGAGGAGGCTCCCGTCCAGGAGCTGTTCTCCTCACCGAAGGCCGAGTACACCAAGAAGCTCCTGTCGTCGGTGCCGCACGTCGGCCGTGGCAAGAGCTCCGCGCCCGCCGAGGTCGAGCGCGGGAAGCAGCTGCAGCTCGGTGAGCCGGTGGTGGTCGCGAAGGGGCTCGAGATCGAGTACCCCGGCCGCTTCGGTCGTGCCGGGTTCCGGGCGGTCAAGGGCGTCGACTTCACGATCCACGCGGGCGAGGTCCTCGGCCTGGTGGGGGAGTCGGGGTCGGGCAAGACCACGATCGGCCGCGCGATCGCCGGGCTCACCAAGGTGACCGGCGGCTCGCTGTCGGTGCTCGGTGTGGAGATGAACCGGGTGAAGGAGCGGGAGTTCGCTCCGAAGCGCCGCGAGATCGGGTTCGTGTTCCAGGACCCGGCGACGAGCTTCAACCCACTGCTCACGATCGCCGAGTGCGTGGCGGAGCCGCTCATCGTGCACGGCCGCTTCGGCGACGCACGGGCGGCCCGGCGTCGGGTGGACGAGCTGCTCGAAGCGGTCCAGCTGCCGAAGGCGTTCGGCGACCGGTTCCCGCACGAGCTGTCCGGTGGGCAGCGGCAGCGCGCTTCGCTTGCGCGGGCGTTGGCGCTCGAACCGGCACTGCTGGTCGCCGACGAACCGACCTCGGCGCTCGACGTGTCCGTGCAGGCCCGCGTGCTGGAGCTCTTCGCCGAGCTGCAGCGTGAGTTCGGGTTCGCGTCGCTGTTCATCAGCCACGACCTCGCCGTCGTCGACATCCTCGCCGACCGTATCGTCGTGCTGTATCGCGGCGACATCGTGGAGGAGGGGCCCGGCTCAGCGGTGCTCGGTGCGCCGAGCGACGTCTACACGCGTCGTCTCCTCGCGTCTCTCCCCGTGCCAGATCCGGCCGAGCAGGCCGTCCGTCGCGAGGAGCTCAAGCGCCTCCGCGCCTGA
- a CDS encoding D-2-hydroxyacid dehydrogenase, which produces MRILIASHLEPEHVEAISASLPDVEVLYDPTLVAVPQYVADHRGPSPELSAADQQRWEDMLARADVAFDFDWQDPAALPQRAPNLRWIQATSAGIGAFMRRTGLDRSGITVTTAGGVHAVPLAEFALTGALFVVKGVPFLQRRQRERRFERYTTRQLAGMRVTVVGVGGMGSNVVRTFDTIGARVTAVGRVGGTYELPDGVELSDVDRLDEVLPGTDVLVLCTALTPETENLIGADRIALLRDGAAIVNISRGQVVDEDALIEALRSGKLGGAALDVFREEPLPSDSPLWDLDNVLISPHSASTVESENATLTALFIENLARYRAGEPLLNRFDAERGY; this is translated from the coding sequence ATGCGGATCCTCATCGCGAGCCACCTCGAGCCTGAGCACGTCGAGGCGATCAGCGCCTCCCTCCCCGATGTCGAGGTGCTGTACGACCCGACGCTCGTCGCGGTCCCGCAGTACGTCGCCGATCACCGCGGGCCGTCACCCGAGCTGTCCGCAGCGGACCAGCAGCGGTGGGAGGACATGCTCGCCCGGGCGGACGTCGCGTTCGACTTCGACTGGCAGGACCCGGCCGCGCTCCCGCAGCGCGCCCCGAACCTGAGATGGATCCAGGCGACGAGCGCCGGCATCGGTGCGTTCATGCGTCGCACCGGACTCGACCGCAGCGGCATCACCGTCACGACGGCAGGTGGCGTGCATGCCGTCCCACTCGCCGAGTTCGCCCTCACCGGTGCGCTCTTCGTCGTGAAGGGTGTTCCGTTCCTCCAGCGCCGGCAGCGGGAGCGCCGGTTCGAGCGATACACGACCAGACAGTTGGCCGGGATGCGCGTCACCGTCGTCGGCGTCGGCGGCATGGGGTCGAACGTGGTGCGGACCTTCGACACCATCGGCGCACGGGTGACCGCGGTGGGTCGGGTCGGCGGCACCTATGAGCTCCCCGACGGCGTCGAGCTGAGCGATGTGGACCGGCTCGACGAGGTGCTGCCGGGCACCGACGTGCTCGTGCTCTGCACGGCGCTCACGCCCGAGACCGAGAACCTCATCGGCGCCGACCGGATCGCGCTCCTGCGCGACGGCGCCGCCATCGTCAACATCTCCCGTGGGCAGGTCGTCGACGAGGACGCGCTGATCGAGGCGCTCCGCTCGGGCAAGCTGGGTGGCGCGGCGCTCGACGTCTTCCGCGAGGAGCCGCTGCCCTCGGACTCACCGCTCTGGGACCTCGACAACGTGCTCATCTCGCCCCACTCGGCGTCCACGGTCGAGAGCGAGAACGCGACACTCACGGCACTGTTCATCGAGAACCTCGCCCGTTACCGCGCAGGCGAACCACTGCTGAACCGGTTCGACGCCGAGCGCGGGTACTGA
- a CDS encoding ABC transporter substrate-binding protein, protein MSSPRSGFRKSAVALAGLSITALALAGCAAGGSGSSSGASGTIVIGTTDKVTTLDPAGSYDNGSFAVMNQVYPFLLNTPYNSPDVEPDIAESAEFTSPTEYTVKLKKGLKWANGNDLTSSDVKFSFDRQLAIADDNGPSSLLGNLEKTDAPDDLTVVFTLKTENDQTFPQVLSSPVGPIVDEDVFSATELTPDNDIVKGKAFAGQYTIDSYKFNELISYKKYADYQGLLGEAKNDTVNVKYYTDESNLKLDVKQGNIDVASRSLSATDIEDLKKDKNVKVVDGPGGEIRYFVFNFDTMPYGATTADADAAKALAVRQAAADLIDRAAIAKDVYKDTYTPLYSYVPAGLTGATESLKGLYGDGDGGPDAAKAKETLEAAGVTVPVALNLQYNGDHYGSGSGDEYALIKDQLEADGLFTVNLQQTEWVQYSKDRTTDVYPAYQLGWFPDYSDADNYLSPFFATDNFLANHYDNPAVNDLINEQRSTTDADARTKLIEQIQDTEAADLSTIPLLQGAQVAVVGKDIEGTVLDASFKFRYAPITKG, encoded by the coding sequence ATGTCATCCCCACGTAGTGGATTCCGGAAGAGCGCCGTCGCGCTCGCGGGTCTGTCCATCACCGCCCTCGCCCTCGCCGGCTGCGCCGCCGGTGGCAGCGGCTCCAGCAGCGGTGCCAGCGGCACGATCGTCATCGGCACGACCGACAAGGTCACGACGCTCGACCCGGCCGGATCCTACGACAACGGCTCCTTCGCCGTCATGAACCAGGTCTACCCCTTCCTCCTGAACACGCCGTACAACAGCCCGGACGTCGAGCCCGACATCGCCGAGTCGGCCGAGTTCACCTCGCCGACCGAGTACACGGTGAAGCTCAAGAAGGGCCTCAAGTGGGCCAACGGCAACGACCTCACCTCGTCCGACGTGAAGTTCAGCTTCGACCGTCAGCTCGCCATCGCCGACGACAACGGCCCGTCGTCGCTCCTCGGCAACCTCGAGAAGACCGATGCGCCCGACGACCTCACCGTCGTCTTCACGCTGAAGACCGAGAACGACCAGACCTTCCCGCAGGTGCTCTCGAGCCCCGTCGGTCCGATCGTCGACGAGGACGTCTTCTCCGCCACCGAGCTCACGCCTGACAACGACATCGTCAAGGGCAAGGCGTTCGCCGGTCAGTACACGATCGACAGCTACAAGTTCAACGAGCTCATCTCGTACAAGAAGTACGCCGACTACCAGGGCCTCCTCGGCGAGGCGAAGAACGACACCGTCAACGTGAAGTACTACACCGACGAGTCCAACCTGAAGCTCGACGTCAAGCAGGGCAACATCGACGTCGCGTCGCGCAGCCTCTCCGCGACCGACATCGAAGACCTGAAGAAGGACAAGAACGTCAAGGTCGTCGACGGCCCCGGTGGCGAGATCCGCTACTTCGTCTTCAACTTCGACACGATGCCCTACGGAGCGACCACCGCTGACGCCGACGCCGCGAAGGCGCTCGCCGTCCGCCAGGCCGCTGCCGACTTGATCGACCGCGCTGCGATCGCCAAGGACGTCTACAAAGACACCTACACGCCGCTCTACTCCTACGTGCCCGCCGGCCTGACCGGTGCCACCGAGTCCCTCAAGGGCCTCTACGGCGACGGCGACGGCGGCCCGGACGCCGCGAAGGCCAAGGAGACGCTCGAGGCAGCCGGTGTGACCGTTCCGGTCGCGCTCAACCTCCAGTACAACGGTGACCACTACGGTTCCGGCTCCGGCGACGAGTACGCGCTCATCAAGGACCAGCTCGAGGCCGACGGCCTGTTCACCGTCAACCTGCAGCAGACCGAGTGGGTGCAGTACTCGAAGGACCGCACGACGGACGTCTACCCGGCCTACCAGCTGGGTTGGTTCCCGGACTACTCCGACGCCGACAACTACCTGTCGCCGTTCTTCGCCACGGACAACTTCCTCGCGAACCACTACGACAACCCGGCCGTCAACGATCTGATCAACGAGCAGCGCTCGACGACGGACGCCGATGCGCGGACGAAGCTCATCGAGCAGATCCAGGACACGGAGGCGGCCGACCTGTCGACCATCCCGCTGCTCCAGGGCGCTCAGGTGGCGGTCGTCGGCAAGGACATCGAGGGCACCGTCCTCGACGCGTCGTTCAAGTTCCGCTACGCACCCATCACCAAGGGCTGA